AAGTGGGCAAGTACGTCCGCAGCATCCACTGCAAGGATGGCACCTGGAGCGACAAGCCGGGTGAAACCTGGGGTGCTGAAGTGCCACTGGGTGAAGGCCAAGTCGACATGCGGAAGTATCTGCAAACGTTGAAGGAGATCGGTTACACCGGTCCGTTGACGATCGAACGCGAAATCCCTGCCGAACCCGAGCGTCAGCTGAAAGAGATCGGTGCCGCCGTTGCACTGCTGACAAAGCTGAAGAGCGAACTGTTGGCCTAATCGGTCCGCGTTCACTTCCCAAGGCCGTCCAGCTTTCCGCTGTGCGGCCGATGGCTAATTCGAGTCCGCGTGGTTGGCGTAATACGATCGCAACCGCTGCGGGCTGACGCCCAACGCAAATGCGATCTGCAAGCCGAAGTTTCGGAATGTCTGTCGCAGCACGCCCTTGTGTTGCCAGCGACGCGGATCGACGTAGACCGGACCGGACAATAACAGCGGCCTGGCGATCCGCCGCAATCGCTGCGACAAGATCAGATCTTCCATGATCGGTTCGTCGGGAAAACCACCGACTTCATTGAATCGATCTCGCCGTACGAAGATCGCTTGATCGCCAAAGGGCAAGCCGCGCCATCGAACCCGCCACGCGTTGCCATATTCCAATAACCGGAACCCAAATCCGGCGGCTTCGATCCGCTGGCCCAACGCTCCGCCCCATCGCTCGGGATATTTGCTCATTGCATCGCAGACCTGTTGGATCGCCGCAGGGGCCAGATGATTGTCGGCGTGCAAAAACAGAAGCGTCCTCCCGGCGGCAACTTTCGCGCCGGCATTCTGCTGCGCCGCACGACCGGCTTGGCTTGTGAGCACCTTGGCTCCAGCGGCCTCCGCGATTTGCGTCGTCGCGTCGTCGCTACCGCCATCGACGACGATCACCTCCCCAGCCGCCGTCGCCGACAGAACGCAGCGCTCGATATTTGCGGCCTCGTTTAGAGCGGGAATGATCACCGAAATCTCGGCCGGTGTCATGTTCGGTCCGCCGCCTTCCAACGGCTGTACCCCATCGGCGCGAAGACAAGAATCGGTCCCCAGGCTCCCATCGCCGGCGAGATCAGGGTCTCGCTGGATCCGAGACCGTTGAACAACGTTTTGACGAAGAAGAACATCGCGATCAGTCCCAGGCCCCACCCCGCGACGACAAACAGGTTCTTGTCGCCTCGCGTCACCACCAACGGCAGCCCCAACAACACCAGGCTGATATCCAACCAAGGGCGAACGATTCGCGTGTGCAACATCACCTCGGCATCGGGCCCCGAATAGACGCTCGGATTTTGAATGTTGCGGACCAATTGAAGCGTCGACGACAGCCGGTCGGTATCGGCTCCGGAGACCAAATGTTCGAATTCGATGTTTGAGACGACGAAGCATTGTCCCGGTTCGAGCCAGGGATGATCGGCCCGCGTGAGCACAAATTGTCGACCGCCAAATCCGGCCGATGGGATCGTGTCGACGTTTTCCGGCTGTGTCACGCTGGAGACCAAATAGCCGCCGGGATGTTGATCCGAAGCGTCGGTCCAGACGGCCTGTTCACCGACGATCTGTGTTCCGAAGCCGGGAATTTCCGATCGAATCATCAACGCCGGAGCGACGATTTCTTTTCGGACTACGATCACACCACGACCATGAAACTGGATCCCGGTCATCCGGTCGTAGCACGGTTTCAAGGCGCGTTGCACTTGGCCAGTCAAATCCTGGGCCTTTGTTCCCAGTTGGTCTTTCCAATTCGGCATGCATAGCTCGCGGTTGAAGACGGCCACGATGATCACGATCACAGCGGCAATCAACATCGGTCGCAAGATCCTTCCATGCGACAGACCGGCGGCCAACAGGGCAGTCATCTCCCCGTTACGTTTTAACACCGCGACCGAAAAGACCAACGCAAAGACTGCCAAAATCGCGTTGGTTGCATCGAAGATCGCCAGCAAAAAGGGACCGTAATAGCCAACAAAAGCGTTTACGAAACTTCCCTGGCGGCGCGCG
Above is a genomic segment from Rosistilla ulvae containing:
- a CDS encoding TIGR04283 family arsenosugar biosynthesis glycosyltransferase; the protein is MTPAEISVIIPALNEAANIERCVLSATAAGEVIVVDGGSDDATTQIAEAAGAKVLTSQAGRAAQQNAGAKVAAGRTLLFLHADNHLAPAAIQQVCDAMSKYPERWGGALGQRIEAAGFGFRLLEYGNAWRVRWRGLPFGDQAIFVRRDRFNEVGGFPDEPIMEDLILSQRLRRIARPLLLSGPVYVDPRRWQHKGVLRQTFRNFGLQIAFALGVSPQRLRSYYANHADSN
- a CDS encoding LptF/LptG family permease translates to MTRIDRYLLATYLRTLLICFCSLAGIFVVFHAFNNMEELAEYARRQGSFVNAFVGYYGPFLLAIFDATNAILAVFALVFSVAVLKRNGEMTALLAAGLSHGRILRPMLIAAVIVIIVAVFNRELCMPNWKDQLGTKAQDLTGQVQRALKPCYDRMTGIQFHGRGVIVVRKEIVAPALMIRSEIPGFGTQIVGEQAVWTDASDQHPGGYLVSSVTQPENVDTIPSAGFGGRQFVLTRADHPWLEPGQCFVVSNIEFEHLVSGADTDRLSSTLQLVRNIQNPSVYSGPDAEVMLHTRIVRPWLDISLVLLGLPLVVTRGDKNLFVVAGWGLGLIAMFFFVKTLFNGLGSSETLISPAMGAWGPILVFAPMGYSRWKAADRT